The Triticum aestivum cultivar Chinese Spring chromosome 7B, IWGSC CS RefSeq v2.1, whole genome shotgun sequence genome window below encodes:
- the LOC123159377 gene encoding uncharacterized protein, whose amino-acid sequence MVRVRSPDLAQNPSQGSIPFQAEATAPSKPSVATRQVLEAMEEGNANIAKMLDSLLTKLDEQTALRDKQLEAQLSFNNQIAQELRGLARQLDLTQADVDATRKTVDCSASHAGSVTTLVPPPPPPPPPPPSPRHQPHHAEPHRPASAHARLGDNRPPLIPVPPLGAPMAGVTAPPPSPNYTENSYHKPPKHDFPRFDGSAPYLWLDRCLAYFELYKVGQHVWVPTAALYIEGQAAHWLQAFRQSHRNLSWDMFAAAVLEEFGAYEFELTMHCLLQLQQTGSVAEYRTLFDELMYHLLALDPSINNKFFITQFCLGLKDELRAAICLQARRASPARLCLRAFKRKSWARHAHGSDRFLQGARLHQRTRRRRGKRLFHAPPVTNSHGSDSCEIIGAPTIFASSVGTNTPGSTAARSRHNCSPSMWGSMARFSPTTRSMLSNSWTIPNHQRGWRSATCCQLRCWTAPIRQVPFGCVLW is encoded by the coding sequence ATGGTGCGAGTCCGCTCGCCGGATCTCGCCCAAAATCCGTCACAGGGTTCGATCCCCTTTCAGGCCGAAGCAACGGCGCCGTCGAAGCCCTCCGTTGCGACGCGGCAAGtcctggaggccatggaggaagggAACGCCAACATCGCAAAGATGCTCGACTCCCTCCTCACCAAGCTCGACGAGCAGACCGCCCTCCGCGACAAGCAACTGGAGGCGCAACTCTCCTTCAACAACCAGATCGCGCAGGAGCTGCGGGGTCTTGCGCGGCAGCTCGATCTGACGCAGGCCGACGTTGATGCGACCCGCAAGACCGTCGACTGCTCGGCCTCACATGCGGGATCCGTCACCACGTTggtaccaccaccgccgccgccgccgccgccgcctccgtctccgcgtCACCAGCCCCACCACGCGGAACCCCATCGCCCCGCTTCTGCTCACGCTCGCTTGGGGGACAATCGACCACCACTCATCCCGGTTCCCCCTCTTGGTGCGCCCATGGCTGGggtcaccgcgccgccgcccagccccaaCTACACAGAGAACTCCTACCACAAACCACCGAAACACGATTTTCCCCGTTTCGATGGATCCGCACCCTACCTCTGGTTGGATCGGTGTTTAGCGTACTTTGAGCTCTACAAGGTGGGTCAACATGTTTGGGTGCCCACCGCTGCTCTGTACATTGAGGGCCAGGCAGCACACTGGCTCCAGGCGTTTCGCCAGAGCCACCGCAACTTGTCATGGGACATGTTCGCCGCCGCCGTGCTTGAAGAATTCGGTGCATACGAGTTCGAGCTCACCATGCACTGTCTCCTTCAACTACAGCAGACGGGCAGCGTCGCCGAGTATCGCACATTGTTTGATGAGCTCATGTATCATCTTCTGGCGCTGGATCCCTCCATCAACAACAAATTCTTCATCACCCAGTTCTGTTTGGGCTTGAAGGACGAGCTACGCGCAGCAATTTGCTTACAAGCCCGTCGAGCATCACCCGCGCGTCTGTGCTTGCGCGCATTCAAGAGGAAGAGCTGGGCACGACACGCCCACGGGTCCGACCGGTTCCTCCAGGGCGCCCGCCTCCACCAACGAACGCGGCGCCGCCGCGGCAAGCGGCTGTTCCACGCGCCACCGGTGACGAATTCGCACGGGAGCGACAGCTGCGAGATTATCGGCGCGCCAACAATCTTTGCTTCAAGTGTGGGGACAAATACTCCCGGGAGCACCGCTGCGCGCAGCCGGCACAATTGCTCACCATCCATGTGGGGGAGCATGGCGAGGTTCTCTCCGACAACGCGATCCATGCTCTCCAACTCTTGGACGATCCCGAACCACCAGCGCGGCTGGCGGAGTGCTACGTGCTGTCAGCTCAGGTGCTGGACGGCTCCGATTCGCCAAGTACCATTTGGCTGCGTGCTCTGGTGA